GCCGACCTGCCTGCCTTGGCCAGCGGCCCTGATGCGGTGGCCGTGCTGGTCGGCCCCGGCGTTTTGTCCATGCTGCCGGCCCTGCTGGCGCATGACGCCCTGCGCACGGCTGCGGCGATCTGGCTCCTGGTGCTGCCCAATGCCGTGATGGAGGACATGGAGATCTCCAGGCACATGGCCCAGCACCCGCGCCCGGACATTCACAAATACCAGTTGCCTGACAGCGACCCCAAGACGCTGTGGTTCGTGCTGATGGAGCAGCTCGGCAAGCTGAAGCGCGTCACCGACTATCTTGATCACGAACAGAAAACGGAAACCGACATGACCACAAACTTGAAGTCCTCGATGGATGCCGCCATGACCATCGACGGCGCACTGGCAGCCGCGCTGGTGGACTACCGCAGCGGCATGTGCCTGGCACAGGCAGGCGGCGGCATGAACCTGGACCTGGCCGCTGCCGGCAACACGCAGGTCGTTCGCGCCAAGCTCAAGACCATGGAGACCCTGGGCATCCGCAAGGGCATCGAAGACATCCTGATCACGCTGGCCGACCAGTACCACCTGATCCGCCTGGTGCCCAATGCCGATGGCCTGTTCCTGTACCTGGTGCTGGACCGCGCCAAGGGCAACCTGGCGCTGGCGCGCTACAAGCTGACCGACATCGAGCGCTCGCTCAAGGTCTGATCCGCAGCGCCTGCGTCTTCTTGGTGCGGTGAGGGGCCCTGCCTGCTCGGGCAGCGCCAGGCATCTGCCCCAAGGTGCGCCGCACGGAGCATCCGATCAGTGCTGCGCCAGCAGCGCCTCCAGCTGCTGCACAAACGCCCTGTCCTGGGGCTCGACCTTGCTGCCGTAGTGCGTGACCGAGCGGCCCGTGCGGTCGATCAAATACTTGTTGAAGTTCCAGCTCGGCTTCTGGCCGGTGGCCTGCGCCAGTTGCCGGTAGAGGGGATTGACGTCCGAGCCGCGCACCGCCGTGCGCGCGAACATCGGAAAGGCCACGCCGTAGGTGTTGTAGCAAAAATCCGCGATGTCCTTGTTGTCGCTTTTTTCCTGCAAAAAGTCGTTGGACGGAAAGCCCAGCACCACCAGGCCGCGGTCCTTGTACTTTTTGTAGAGCGCCTCCAGCCCCTCGTACTGGTAGGTGAAGCCGCAGTAGCTGGCGGTGTTGACCACCAGCAGCACCTTGCCGGCGTATTGGCACAGGGACTGCGGGCTTTCGTCCTGCAGGCGGGGGAAGGTGTGCTGCAGCAGGGCCGGGCAGTTGGCGGGCGCCGGCTGGGCCGCCCGGGTGGCAGGACTGGCGCCGGCAGCAGGCTGGGACGCGGCGGTCTGCGCCACTGCCGGCACGGTGGAGAACGCGGCGCACCACAGCGCCAGGGCACGGACAGACATGGACGGAGCCTCCTGCGGAAGATGGAAGGGGAAACGCGCCGATTGTGGTGCTGCCGGCGCACGGACGTCGGACGCGCCGGCAGCCACCCATCCGCCAGCCGGGTCGAAGGCGCTGCGGTCAGGCCTGGTGCGTTGCCGCCCTGCCCGCCCTGCCGCGCATCCGCCTGGACCGGCAGCAGGGCCGCCCGCCCGTCACGGTGCCTGCCGGGCGCCGCCACGACGCATCAGTCCGCCGGACCACCGCTCCAGCGGGACAGCCACCCAC
The DNA window shown above is from Pulveribacter suum and carries:
- a CDS encoding glutathione peroxidase, with the protein product MSVRALALWCAAFSTVPAVAQTAASQPAAGASPATRAAQPAPANCPALLQHTFPRLQDESPQSLCQYAGKVLLVVNTASYCGFTYQYEGLEALYKKYKDRGLVVLGFPSNDFLQEKSDNKDIADFCYNTYGVAFPMFARTAVRGSDVNPLYRQLAQATGQKPSWNFNKYLIDRTGRSVTHYGSKVEPQDRAFVQQLEALLAQH